A part of Streptomyces sp. DSM 40750 genomic DNA contains:
- the paaN gene encoding phenylacetic acid degradation protein PaaN, whose amino-acid sequence MSTEVRTSGIPTAAEDRRHPTALVRELTHRHRPTLDRARETIRTRAHWSPYPEDTGAYGADADAEARAALAALRGQVFDLGQPGRDGLVGPAPADGGERSPYGPELAVSYPHHDPEALLAAMRRAMPRWREAGVTARAAVCAEILARINARSHEFALAAEHTSGHNPVMAFHAGAVHAQDRGLEAVAQAVEEQTRLPGSFVWSKPMPGGEPFVLDKTFTLRPRGVSLLIGNSVFPTWNGYPGLFASLATGNPVLVKPHPNAVLPLALTVRTAREVLREAGFDPNLVCLAAERPGEGLARHLAVHPDVRIVDYAGTTAFGDWLRRNATQARVFTSTSAVNSLLVESTADYRGMLANLAFGLALYSGQLCTSPQNLLIPRGGITTDEGHKPFDQVVADLGDALRDLLADDPTAVSVLGALLSPEVRARVDKAASGALGRVAVTPRAVVHPDYPEAVVRTPAVVTLDAARPGDLATLSTEWLGPVHFAVAVDSAAEGIALLARTARERGALSAGAWTTSAEVESELESACAEVGVMLSLNLMGQWYITQSAVYSDLHGTGMNPAADAVYCDAAFVTGRFHTVAVRRHRATS is encoded by the coding sequence ATGAGTACCGAAGTGAGAACATCCGGCATACCGACCGCCGCCGAAGACCGGCGGCATCCGACGGCCCTGGTGCGGGAGCTGACGCACCGGCACCGGCCGACTCTCGACAGAGCGCGGGAGACCATTCGTACCCGGGCGCACTGGTCGCCCTATCCGGAGGACACTGGCGCGTACGGCGCCGACGCGGATGCCGAAGCGCGGGCCGCCCTCGCGGCTCTGCGCGGGCAGGTCTTCGACCTCGGCCAGCCGGGCAGGGACGGCCTTGTCGGACCTGCGCCCGCCGACGGCGGTGAGCGGTCCCCGTACGGGCCCGAACTGGCCGTTTCCTATCCCCACCACGACCCCGAGGCCCTGCTTGCGGCCATGCGTCGCGCCATGCCGCGGTGGCGGGAGGCAGGGGTCACGGCCAGGGCGGCCGTGTGCGCGGAGATCCTCGCCCGCATCAACGCCCGGTCGCACGAGTTCGCCCTCGCCGCCGAGCACACCAGCGGCCACAACCCGGTCATGGCTTTCCACGCCGGAGCCGTACACGCCCAGGACCGAGGGCTGGAGGCCGTCGCCCAGGCGGTGGAAGAGCAGACGCGGCTCCCCGGCTCCTTCGTGTGGAGCAAGCCGATGCCGGGCGGCGAGCCCTTCGTCCTGGACAAGACGTTCACACTCCGGCCGCGCGGTGTGTCGTTGCTGATCGGCAACAGCGTCTTCCCCACCTGGAACGGCTACCCCGGCCTCTTCGCCTCCCTGGCGACCGGCAACCCCGTCCTGGTCAAGCCGCACCCGAACGCCGTACTGCCGCTCGCGCTGACGGTGCGGACGGCCCGGGAGGTGCTCCGTGAGGCGGGGTTCGACCCGAATCTGGTGTGCCTGGCCGCCGAACGGCCCGGCGAGGGTCTGGCCCGCCACCTCGCCGTCCACCCCGACGTACGGATCGTGGACTACGCGGGCACCACCGCCTTCGGCGACTGGCTACGCCGGAACGCCACCCAGGCACGGGTGTTCACCAGCACCTCGGCCGTCAACAGCCTGCTCGTCGAATCCACCGCCGACTACCGGGGAATGCTGGCCAATCTGGCCTTCGGGCTCGCCCTCTACAGTGGCCAGCTCTGCACCAGCCCGCAGAACCTGTTGATCCCCCGGGGCGGCATCACCACCGACGAGGGGCACAAACCCTTCGACCAAGTGGTGGCGGACCTGGGCGACGCGCTGCGGGACCTGCTCGCGGACGATCCCACCGCCGTCTCCGTCCTCGGCGCCCTGCTCTCGCCCGAGGTACGGGCACGGGTCGACAAGGCCGCGTCGGGCGCGCTCGGCAGGGTGGCCGTGACCCCGCGCGCGGTCGTCCACCCCGACTACCCGGAAGCGGTCGTGCGCACCCCCGCCGTCGTGACGCTGGACGCGGCACGCCCCGGCGACCTGGCCACCCTGTCCACCGAGTGGCTGGGCCCCGTCCACTTCGCGGTCGCCGTCGACTCGGCGGCCGAGGGCATCGCGCTGCTGGCGCGTACCGCTCGGGAGCGGGGAGCTCTCTCGGCCGGCGCCTGGACCACCTCGGCGGAGGTCGAGTCGGAGCTGGAGAGCGCCTGCGCCGAGGTCGGCGTCATGTTGTCGCTCAACCTCATGGGCCAGTGGTACATCACCCAGTCCGCCGTCTACTCCGATCTGCACGGTACGGGTATGAACCCGGCGGCCGACGCGGTGTACTGCGACGCCGCCTTCGTGACCGGCCGGTTCCACACGGTGGCAGTCCGGCGTCACCGCGCCACGAGCTGA
- a CDS encoding MFS transporter, producing MVAVAAGTFTVVTSEMLPVGLLTPISGSLDVSEGTAGLTLTVTGLVGAFSAPLITAAVGRIDRRVVLCSLMVLLAAANLLTAWSPNFTVMMIARVLVGIGMGGVWALAGGLGARLVPAKSIGPATSMIFSGIAIASVVGVPAGAYIGELAGWREAFLAIGGLSLLVTVAMAVLLPPLPAEEAVALGGVMRLFGNTRVATGLVVVALLVTGHFAAYTYVRPILEEVSGVGASMIGTLLLVYGIAGITGNFVVGARVGRSVRGTLLVISVALAASVLLVPLIGLSLAGAAILLVVWGLAYGGVSVSTQTWLALAAPKAREGVTSLFVGAFNGAIALGAFAGGRMADGFGIRSVLWLGGALALGALMVTAFGRVPAADAAGSESAD from the coding sequence GTGGTGGCCGTGGCGGCCGGTACCTTCACCGTGGTCACGTCCGAAATGCTGCCGGTGGGTCTGCTCACACCCATCAGCGGTTCGCTGGACGTGAGCGAGGGCACGGCAGGGCTGACGCTCACCGTCACCGGTCTGGTCGGCGCGTTCTCCGCGCCTCTGATCACCGCGGCGGTGGGCCGGATCGACCGACGCGTGGTCCTCTGTTCCCTGATGGTGCTCCTGGCGGCGGCCAATCTGCTGACCGCCTGGTCACCGAACTTCACGGTCATGATGATCGCCCGCGTGCTGGTCGGCATCGGAATGGGCGGAGTCTGGGCGCTCGCCGGCGGTCTGGGGGCGCGGCTGGTCCCGGCCAAGTCCATAGGACCGGCGACCTCCATGATCTTCAGCGGAATCGCCATCGCTTCGGTGGTGGGCGTGCCCGCCGGCGCGTACATCGGTGAACTGGCGGGCTGGCGCGAGGCGTTCCTCGCCATCGGCGGCCTGTCGCTGCTCGTGACCGTGGCCATGGCCGTGTTGCTGCCGCCGCTGCCCGCAGAGGAGGCGGTCGCGTTGGGCGGTGTGATGCGGCTGTTCGGCAACACCCGGGTGGCCACCGGGCTCGTAGTGGTGGCCCTGCTGGTCACCGGCCACTTCGCCGCGTACACCTATGTGCGACCGATCCTGGAGGAGGTCTCGGGCGTCGGGGCGTCGATGATCGGCACCCTGCTGCTGGTCTACGGAATCGCCGGCATCACGGGCAACTTCGTGGTCGGAGCCCGGGTGGGCCGGTCGGTGCGCGGCACCCTGCTGGTGATCAGCGTCGCGCTGGCCGCCTCCGTACTGCTGGTGCCGTTGATCGGACTGTCCCTGGCCGGTGCGGCGATCCTGCTGGTGGTGTGGGGCCTGGCCTACGGCGGTGTGTCGGTGAGTACCCAGACCTGGCTGGCCCTTGCCGCCCCGAAGGCCCGGGAGGGTGTGACCTCCCTGTTCGTGGGCGCGTTCAACGGGGCCATCGCCCTGGGTGCCTTCGCGGGCGGCCGGATGGCGGACGGCTTCGGCATCCGGTCGGTGCTGTGGCTGGGCGGCGCGCTGGCGCTGGGCGCCCTCATGGTGACCGCGTTCGGGCGCGTGCCCGCGGCGGACGCCGCCGGATCCGAGTCCGCGGACTGA
- a CDS encoding LysR family transcriptional regulator, with amino-acid sequence MAGTGPGATGGEYTPASTVEIRELECFLVLSEELHFGRTGERLYVSQGRISQLIRSLEQRIGARLVDRTSRRVRLTPLGEDFVTALRPAYAALRDTVDKARAAALGVSGPLRIGFQGTAAYGFMAVVGEFEDRYPGCETRITELPLSDPFGPLHRDEVDTAAVLLPVEEPTLALGPVFSRQQQYLAVSRRHPFATRTTLDAEDLATTPLVGVAAPAPDYWREVQAPTSTPSGTRVPQGPAVGTLQEGLSLVAANRGAMLLCHPTTEYHHRRDVAYVPVTGLPDSQLGLVWRRDRENARVRAFAEAVAGSLL; translated from the coding sequence ATGGCGGGCACGGGACCGGGGGCCACCGGCGGGGAGTACACACCGGCGAGCACAGTGGAGATCCGTGAGCTGGAGTGCTTTCTGGTCCTCTCCGAAGAACTGCACTTCGGACGGACCGGCGAACGGCTGTACGTGTCCCAGGGCCGGATCAGCCAGCTGATCCGCTCCCTGGAGCAGCGCATCGGAGCTCGTCTGGTGGACCGTACCAGTCGGCGGGTGCGGCTCACCCCGCTCGGCGAGGACTTCGTCACCGCCCTCCGTCCCGCCTACGCCGCGCTGCGCGACACCGTCGACAAGGCCCGAGCGGCGGCTCTCGGAGTCAGCGGGCCGCTTCGGATCGGGTTCCAAGGCACCGCGGCGTACGGATTCATGGCCGTGGTGGGGGAGTTCGAGGACCGGTACCCCGGCTGCGAGACCCGGATCACCGAACTGCCGCTCTCCGACCCCTTCGGGCCGCTGCACCGCGACGAGGTGGACACCGCGGCGGTGTTGCTGCCCGTCGAGGAGCCGACGCTCGCTCTCGGGCCGGTCTTCTCCCGCCAGCAGCAGTATCTGGCGGTCTCCCGCCGGCATCCCTTCGCCACCCGGACCACCCTGGACGCCGAGGACCTGGCCACGACACCGCTCGTCGGCGTCGCCGCCCCGGCGCCGGACTATTGGCGCGAGGTACAGGCGCCCACCAGCACCCCGTCCGGCACCCGGGTGCCTCAGGGGCCCGCGGTCGGCACCCTCCAGGAAGGGCTGTCGCTGGTGGCGGCCAACCGGGGCGCGATGCTGCTGTGCCACCCCACCACCGAGTACCACCACCGCCGGGACGTGGCATACGTCCCGGTGACCGGCCTCCCCGACTCCCAACTCGGCCTCGTCTGGCGCCGCGACCGCGAGAACGCCCGGGTGCGCGCCTTCGCCGAGGCGGTGGCCGGCTCGCTGCTCTAG